One Nerophis ophidion isolate RoL-2023_Sa linkage group LG06, RoL_Noph_v1.0, whole genome shotgun sequence genomic region harbors:
- the phlda3 gene encoding pleckstrin homology-like domain family A member 3 has protein sequence MSLPAKVSRDGLLEKRSGGLLQLWKKKRCVLTEEGLRLQRCKGGPPDAPCAAWGSRAKELPFDGMVTVDCVEYKRGLVYFTVVMATGEEIDFRCPQDGTAWNAEIALALVRFKNLQAVQTGRKRLLSTAHLGSTGDEEKL, from the coding sequence ATGTCTCTCCCGGCCAAAGTGTCGAGGGACGGGCTGCTGGAGAAGCGCAGCGGCGGCCTCCTCCAGCTGTGGAAGAAGAAACGCTGCGTGTTGACGGAGGAAGGTCTGCGGCTGCAGAGATGCAAAGGAGGCCCCCCCGACGCTCCGTGCGCGGCTTGGGGCTCCAGAGCCAAAGAGCTGCCGTTCGACGGCATGGTGACGGTGGATTGCGTGGAGTACAAGCGGGGCTTGGTGTACTTCACTGTGGTCATGGCCACCGGGGAGGAGATCGACTTCCGCTGTCCGCAGGACGGTACGGCGTGGAACGCAGAGATCGCCCTGGCCCTGGTCCGTTTTAAGAACCTGCAGGCGGTCCAGACCGGGAGGAAGAGGCTGCTCTCTACGGCGCACCTGGGGAGCACCGGGGATGAGGAGAAGCTATGA